From the genome of Brevibacterium sp. JSBI002, one region includes:
- the metG gene encoding methionine--tRNA ligase: MGYYLTTAIAYPNGAIHIGHAYEYIAADTIARFKRLDNHDVFFCTGTDEHGLKMLQAANKLGITPKELADDNAKNFRDTQLALGSTFDRFIRTTDEDHYAASQAIWRKLEEAGDIYLDTYSGWYSVRDEAFYTDDETEVVDGVRLSKETRTEVTWTEEESYFFRLSKYQDKLLELYKNHPEFIGPDSRRNEIASFVASGLKDLSISRTTFDWGVPVPGNDKHVMYVWIDALTNYITAAGYPDDQERLSKWWPADVHIIGKDIIRFHSVYWPAFLMSAGIELPGRVHAHGFLFNSGEKMSKSVGNVVDPLDLVDAFGLDTLRFFLFREFSYGHDGSYTKDSIITRKNSDLANEYGNLAQRSLSMIQKNCDAQVPQPGELTEADEKLLALARAVPDTARRHVDTQALHLYVEACWKVLSEANRYFSAQEPWKLKKTDPDRMTTVLWVTIEVVRIISILIQPVMPDSAGKILDLLGVPTGVGEAGAKVLPTAVDSGSGAEAMGAVSASAAIGVAAGAAYASAALAPNVAEAAADGIAAAEADPRSFAAVEFPLEPGTPLPKPEPVFPKFVEETE, encoded by the coding sequence ATGGGTTACTACTTGACGACAGCGATTGCCTACCCCAACGGGGCCATTCACATCGGGCATGCCTATGAGTACATTGCGGCCGACACGATCGCCCGGTTCAAGCGACTGGACAATCATGATGTCTTCTTCTGCACCGGCACCGACGAGCACGGACTGAAGATGCTGCAGGCGGCGAACAAGCTCGGCATCACCCCCAAAGAACTCGCTGACGACAACGCGAAGAACTTCCGCGACACCCAGCTCGCCCTCGGCTCGACCTTCGACCGGTTCATCCGCACCACCGACGAAGACCACTACGCCGCCTCGCAGGCCATCTGGCGCAAGCTCGAAGAGGCCGGCGATATCTACCTCGACACGTACTCCGGCTGGTACTCCGTGCGCGACGAGGCGTTCTACACCGACGACGAGACCGAGGTCGTCGACGGCGTGCGCCTGTCCAAGGAGACCCGCACCGAGGTGACCTGGACGGAAGAGGAGTCCTACTTCTTCCGCCTCTCGAAGTACCAGGACAAGCTGCTCGAGCTGTACAAGAACCACCCCGAATTCATCGGCCCCGACTCCCGCCGCAACGAGATCGCCTCGTTCGTCGCATCCGGGCTCAAGGACCTCTCCATCTCCCGCACCACCTTCGACTGGGGTGTGCCGGTTCCCGGCAACGACAAGCACGTGATGTACGTGTGGATCGACGCCCTGACGAACTACATCACCGCGGCCGGCTACCCCGATGACCAGGAGCGCCTCAGCAAGTGGTGGCCCGCCGATGTCCACATCATCGGCAAGGACATCATCCGCTTCCACTCGGTCTACTGGCCCGCCTTCCTCATGAGCGCCGGCATCGAGCTGCCGGGGCGCGTCCACGCCCACGGCTTCCTCTTCAACTCCGGCGAGAAGATGTCGAAGTCCGTCGGCAACGTCGTCGACCCCCTCGACCTCGTCGACGCCTTCGGCTTGGACACCCTGCGCTTCTTCCTCTTCCGCGAGTTCTCCTACGGCCACGACGGTTCGTACACGAAGGACTCGATCATCACCCGGAAGAACTCCGACCTCGCCAACGAGTACGGCAACCTCGCCCAGCGCTCGCTGTCGATGATCCAGAAGAACTGCGACGCCCAGGTGCCGCAGCCAGGCGAACTCACCGAGGCGGACGAGAAGCTCCTCGCCCTCGCCCGCGCCGTGCCCGACACCGCCCGACGCCACGTCGACACCCAGGCCCTCCACCTCTATGTCGAGGCCTGCTGGAAGGTGCTGTCCGAGGCCAACCGCTACTTCTCCGCGCAGGAACCGTGGAAGCTGAAGAAGACCGATCCCGATCGCATGACCACCGTGCTGTGGGTGACGATCGAGGTCGTGCGCATCATCTCCATCCTCATCCAGCCGGTCATGCCGGATTCCGCGGGCAAGATCCTCGACCTCCTCGGTGTGCCCACCGGAGTCGGTGAGGCCGGCGCGAAGGTCCTGCCGACCGCCGTCGATTCCGGGTCCGGCGCCGAGGCGATGGGGGCCGTATCCGCGAGTGCGGCCATCGGTGTTGCCGCCGGTGCCGCCTACGCGTCGGCCGCCCTGGCGCCGAATGTCGCCGAGGCCGCTGCCGATGGCATCGCCGCCGCCGAGGCGGATCCCCGGTCGTTCGCGGCCGTCGAGTTCCCGCTCGAGCCGGGCACGCCCCTGCCGAAGCCCGAACCCGTGTTCCCGAAGTTCGTGGAGGAGACCGAATAA
- the rsmI gene encoding 16S rRNA (cytidine(1402)-2'-O)-methyltransferase codes for MEDSSNPNSESTADADPASDKDPTEGTGHGDDDNLTEAAPSGDIDQTDDAGLRSGPKLTGGRLILVGTPIGNLGDASPRMREAIETADVIAAEDTRRFLSLAQRLDLTHTKRVISVFDHNEGHRAPEIVGIIAAGETVVLLSDAGMPAVSDPGYRVVKACAEAGLPITSTPGPSAVLMALAVSGLPSDRFSFEGFLPRKSGQRKTLLTDLKAEKRTMVFFESPHRIADAMDDFAEIIGADRPMAISRELTKTYEETVRGTVGSLRDQAAEGLRGELTLVLAGATEVETAPEDHLGEVSGLVDSGMRAKDAAGQVAKKFGLSKRDVYEAWLHRE; via the coding sequence ATCGAGGATTCCTCGAATCCGAACTCTGAGTCCACCGCAGACGCGGACCCGGCCTCGGACAAGGACCCCACCGAGGGGACCGGCCACGGTGACGATGACAACCTCACCGAGGCGGCCCCTTCCGGTGACATCGACCAGACCGATGACGCGGGGCTGAGGTCCGGTCCGAAACTCACAGGCGGTCGACTGATCCTGGTCGGCACTCCGATCGGCAACCTCGGCGATGCGAGCCCGCGGATGCGGGAGGCCATCGAAACGGCCGATGTCATCGCCGCCGAGGACACGCGGCGGTTCCTATCACTGGCGCAGCGACTCGACCTCACGCATACGAAACGGGTCATCAGCGTCTTCGACCATAATGAGGGCCACCGAGCGCCCGAAATCGTCGGCATCATCGCCGCCGGTGAGACCGTTGTCCTGCTCTCCGACGCGGGAATGCCCGCCGTCTCTGACCCCGGCTACCGCGTGGTCAAGGCCTGCGCCGAGGCGGGACTTCCGATCACGTCGACGCCGGGCCCGTCCGCAGTGCTCATGGCTCTCGCGGTCTCGGGACTGCCGAGCGACCGGTTCAGCTTCGAAGGGTTCCTGCCGCGCAAGTCCGGGCAGCGCAAGACCCTGCTGACCGATCTCAAGGCCGAGAAGCGGACGATGGTCTTCTTCGAAAGTCCGCACCGCATCGCCGATGCGATGGACGACTTCGCCGAGATCATCGGCGCCGACCGGCCCATGGCCATCAGCCGCGAGCTGACGAAGACCTACGAGGAGACTGTGCGCGGAACCGTCGGTTCATTGCGCGATCAGGCCGCCGAAGGACTGCGCGGGGAACTGACCCTGGTGCTCGCCGGTGCCACGGAGGTCGAAACGGCTCCTGAGGACCACCTCGGCGAGGTCAGCGGACTGGTCGACTCCGGTATGCGTGCCAAGGATGCGGCCGGACAGGTGGCGAAGAAGTTCGGCCTGTCGAAGCGCGACGTCTACGAGGCCTGGCTCCACCGCGAGTGA
- a CDS encoding DUF4190 domain-containing protein, protein MSSQNNWNNPDMYYQQPQSNAGSSYSAQSYSQNNAYAANAQYAGGPGYGYQQLPPTNVLAIVGMCASIFGVISSVFIGGIAGIIMGHIARKQIKERGERGDGMAIAALWVGYIGTILWILFWVFMILLYVGMFAVLFAAEGAS, encoded by the coding sequence ATGAGCAGCCAGAATAACTGGAACAATCCGGACATGTACTACCAGCAGCCCCAGTCGAACGCGGGCAGCTCATACAGTGCCCAGTCGTACAGCCAGAACAACGCCTACGCGGCCAATGCGCAGTACGCCGGCGGTCCCGGTTATGGGTACCAGCAGCTTCCGCCGACGAACGTGCTGGCTATCGTCGGGATGTGCGCCTCGATCTTCGGTGTCATCTCGTCGGTCTTCATCGGCGGCATCGCTGGCATCATAATGGGCCACATCGCCCGCAAGCAGATCAAGGAACGCGGTGAGCGCGGCGACGGCATGGCGATCGCGGCTCTGTGGGTCGGCTACATCGGCACCATCCTCTGGATCCTCTTCTGGGTCTTCATGATCCTTCTCTACGTCGGGATGTTCGCCGTGCTCTTCGCGGCTGAAGGCGCTTCGTGA
- a CDS encoding DUF4190 domain-containing protein has product MNTRVLPLGNTYTGSNGSVHAPVAVHAPAPVHTPALVPAPMTYGNRAPVVVYQQVAPTNSSSIVALVLGLISFISSFFFLGIVGIIFGHIARSQIKARGERGNGMAVAGLWLSYLSVLFWVAFWLIYFGVIALMIGAAITAGGGTVS; this is encoded by the coding sequence ATGAACACTCGCGTACTGCCCCTCGGGAACACCTACACCGGATCGAACGGTTCGGTCCACGCCCCCGTCGCGGTCCACGCCCCCGCGCCGGTCCACACTCCGGCCCTGGTCCCTGCTCCCATGACGTACGGGAACCGGGCACCTGTCGTCGTCTACCAGCAGGTGGCGCCGACGAATTCCTCGTCGATCGTCGCACTGGTGCTCGGCCTCATTTCGTTCATCTCATCGTTCTTCTTCCTCGGCATCGTCGGCATCATCTTCGGCCATATCGCCCGCTCGCAGATCAAAGCTCGCGGAGAACGCGGCAACGGAATGGCCGTGGCCGGGCTGTGGTTGAGCTATCTGAGCGTGCTCTTCTGGGTCGCGTTCTGGCTGATCTACTTCGGCGTCATCGCCCTCATGATCGGCGCGGCGATCACCGCTGGAGGAGGAACCGTCAGCTGA
- a CDS encoding DUF4190 domain-containing protein, producing the protein MSNNPNYRPSDPPQVGSQQFNNNYGSQPQYGQGQSGQYGSGAGQYGSGAGQYGSGAGQHSQGQPYGQQNSYGQSDPYGQQNGYGQSGAYSQPNAYDAYGQPGAYSQPMTYGAQPVFVRPAPNKMAVWSMWMGIAGIGGGFVCGLLSMIPVIGIIFSIIAMFLWIAPVLAVIFGHIGLGQIKRTGEEGRGPAIAGLIIGYVTIALGLIMAIVMIGILGIGFLGMMSSY; encoded by the coding sequence GTGTCGAACAACCCCAACTACCGCCCGAGCGATCCGCCCCAGGTCGGCTCGCAGCAGTTCAACAACAACTACGGATCCCAGCCGCAGTACGGCCAGGGACAGTCCGGTCAGTACGGATCGGGTGCTGGCCAGTATGGTTCGGGCGCAGGTCAGTATGGTTCCGGTGCGGGACAGCACTCGCAGGGACAGCCGTATGGGCAGCAGAACTCCTATGGGCAATCCGACCCCTACGGTCAGCAGAACGGGTACGGACAGTCAGGTGCCTACAGCCAGCCGAACGCGTACGATGCCTACGGCCAGCCGGGCGCGTACAGCCAGCCGATGACCTACGGCGCGCAGCCGGTCTTCGTCCGGCCCGCACCCAACAAGATGGCCGTGTGGTCGATGTGGATGGGCATCGCCGGAATCGGCGGCGGATTCGTCTGCGGTCTGCTCTCGATGATTCCGGTCATCGGCATCATCTTCAGCATCATCGCGATGTTCCTGTGGATCGCACCGGTGCTCGCCGTCATCTTCGGCCACATCGGCCTCGGCCAGATCAAGCGCACCGGCGAAGAAGGCCGCGGACCGGCGATCGCCGGGCTCATCATCGGCTACGTGACCATCGCCCTGGGGCTCATCATGGCGATCGTTATGATCGGCATCCTCGGGATCGGCTTCCTGGGCATGATGAGCAGCTACTGA
- a CDS encoding dolichyl-phosphate-mannose--protein mannosyltransferase encodes MTHTADSPAPTRRIARERLARKREKVRAGAAAMRRETFHAGMWATRAPLWMWPALLVITGIGAALRLFRLDFPHRLIFDETYYVKDGYSVFNFGYERSWPENADDSFNAGDPSVIEPTPEYVVHPPLGKWLIGWGIGLFGADDSFGWRFTVAIIGTLTIFLLGVIAWKLFRSAFFACVAAGLLAIDGEHFVHSRTSLLDIVLMAFVLLAFFFILLDREQVTKRLAAWTQGTVEIDSSAPSRTLQNPDPLPEAAASSPSDPDEVPRTFPTELNESITSAAPLPEAAPPTAEARRRRRTKSRDVINFGPRLGARPWIFAAGISLGLATGVKWSGLYALAAFGILLVLWDVHSRYRAGVVHPWLGMFIRDSIPSFFKLVPIALVTYVACWTGWIRSDDAWDRQWAAENFGWWRALPEWLDWLPSLAHYHYTAYSFHVGLDSEHPYMSNPWGWIVQWRPTSFYYESYDRGDMGCTVAKCSSAITSVGNPVIWGLAALAVLVCLIVWIIRRDVRPAVILAGLAATWLPWFAYQERTIFTFYTIVMVPFVVLAVTYCLTLVWGRVPVGGQASSGPEAVRASPGPARKQRFARISAALFARRLSVGLFLVAAILAFAYFWPVYTGEVIPFSAWNNRMWNVTWR; translated from the coding sequence ATGACACACACCGCAGACTCCCCGGCCCCAACCAGGCGCATCGCCCGCGAGCGCCTGGCGAGGAAACGCGAAAAAGTGCGTGCCGGCGCCGCTGCGATGCGCCGCGAAACCTTCCACGCCGGCATGTGGGCCACCCGCGCACCGCTGTGGATGTGGCCGGCCCTGCTCGTCATCACCGGAATCGGTGCGGCCCTGCGACTCTTCCGCCTCGATTTCCCACACCGCCTGATCTTCGACGAGACCTACTACGTCAAGGACGGCTACTCGGTCTTCAACTTCGGCTACGAACGCTCCTGGCCCGAGAACGCCGACGATTCCTTCAACGCCGGTGACCCCAGCGTCATCGAACCCACCCCCGAATACGTCGTCCACCCGCCCCTGGGCAAATGGCTCATCGGGTGGGGCATCGGCCTCTTCGGCGCCGACGATTCGTTCGGCTGGCGCTTCACCGTGGCGATCATCGGCACCCTGACGATCTTCCTCCTCGGCGTCATCGCCTGGAAGCTCTTCCGCTCGGCGTTCTTCGCCTGCGTCGCCGCCGGCCTGCTCGCCATCGACGGCGAGCACTTCGTCCACTCCCGCACGAGCCTGCTCGACATCGTGCTCATGGCCTTCGTCCTCCTCGCCTTCTTCTTCATCCTCCTCGACCGCGAGCAGGTGACGAAGCGTCTGGCCGCTTGGACCCAGGGCACCGTGGAGATCGACAGCTCCGCTCCCTCCCGCACACTGCAGAATCCAGATCCCCTCCCCGAGGCGGCCGCTTCCTCCCCATCCGACCCCGATGAGGTCCCCCGAACCTTCCCGACCGAACTCAACGAGTCGATCACCTCCGCCGCCCCACTCCCCGAGGCGGCCCCGCCCACCGCGGAAGCCCGGCGTAGGCGTCGGACGAAGTCCAGGGACGTGATCAACTTCGGGCCCCGCCTCGGCGCGCGTCCCTGGATCTTCGCCGCGGGCATCAGCCTGGGCCTGGCTACGGGAGTGAAGTGGTCGGGTCTGTATGCGCTGGCGGCGTTCGGGATTCTGCTCGTTCTGTGGGATGTGCATTCGCGGTATCGGGCCGGGGTCGTGCATCCGTGGCTGGGCATGTTCATCCGCGACAGCATTCCCTCGTTCTTCAAGCTCGTGCCGATCGCGCTCGTGACCTATGTGGCGTGCTGGACCGGGTGGATCCGTTCGGATGACGCGTGGGACCGACAGTGGGCAGCGGAGAATTTCGGCTGGTGGCGTGCGCTGCCGGAGTGGTTGGACTGGCTGCCGTCGCTGGCGCACTACCACTACACGGCGTACTCGTTCCACGTCGGGCTGGACTCGGAGCATCCGTACATGTCGAACCCGTGGGGTTGGATCGTGCAGTGGCGGCCGACGTCGTTCTACTACGAGTCCTACGACCGGGGCGATATGGGATGCACGGTCGCGAAGTGCTCCTCGGCGATCACCTCGGTGGGCAACCCTGTGATCTGGGGCTTGGCCGCCTTGGCTGTGCTCGTCTGCCTCATCGTGTGGATCATCCGGCGGGACGTCCGACCAGCCGTCATCCTCGCCGGCCTGGCGGCGACCTGGCTGCCGTGGTTCGCCTACCAGGAACGGACGATCTTCACCTTCTACACCATCGTCATGGTGCCCTTCGTCGTGCTGGCCGTGACATACTGCCTGACGCTCGTCTGGGGTCGGGTGCCTGTTGGCGGGCAAGCGTCGTCGGGGCCGGAGGCCGTGCGGGCGTCGCCGGGGCCTGCGAGGAAGCAGCGTTTCGCTCGGATCTCGGCGGCACTGTTCGCCAGGCGACTGAGCGTCGGCCTGTTCCTCGTTGCAGCGATCCTCGCCTTCGCCTACTTCTGGCCCGTCTACACCGGTGAGGTCATCCCGTTCTCGGCCTGGAACAACCGCATGTGGAACGTCACCTGGCGCTGA
- a CDS encoding acylneuraminate cytidylyltransferase — protein sequence MNDQSTTYEPDATELQSEMKPDARTTVAANQAAESTTAPTSTTSPTPHRTVAIIPARGGSKGIPLKNLQKVAGISLLARAINAAQASPSIDRVIVSTDHDGIAAEALRAGAEVAHRPAEIAGDTATSESALIHTLSTLDEDFDITVFMQCTSPFIDSASIENAVRTVRADDADVVFSAVEDHSFLWRLDDDTQAVAVGHEASFRPRRQDRAKHFNETGAFYVMRTSGLIEHEHRFFGRIGIEEVPPEHAREIDDMSDLTLVRAIAASQTQETAQVIDVDALVTDFDGVHTDDGAYVDEDGNEQVRVHRGDGMGISRLVKSGVPVMILSKERNPVVTRRAEKLRVDVAQGIDNKASILDAWITANDLDPARVAYVGNDINDLEAFDVVGWPIAVADAHPRVLAAARVILDRPGGRGAVREVCDLIPIPAEAAEPLPNPTLTSLRSPTGHPSTLAGHQSGHLADHQSAAMSGHASAFPDQQPSVPRHQPQFTNRAEISRANRKQVS from the coding sequence GTGAATGACCAATCGACGACCTACGAGCCCGACGCAACCGAGCTTCAGTCGGAAATGAAGCCGGATGCGCGCACCACCGTGGCCGCGAACCAGGCGGCAGAAAGCACCACCGCACCAACCAGCACCACCTCCCCCACTCCCCACCGCACCGTTGCGATCATCCCCGCGCGCGGAGGGTCCAAGGGCATCCCACTGAAGAACCTGCAGAAGGTCGCCGGAATCTCCCTGCTCGCCCGCGCCATCAACGCCGCCCAGGCCAGCCCCAGCATCGACCGTGTCATCGTCTCGACCGACCACGACGGAATCGCAGCCGAAGCCCTGCGCGCCGGCGCCGAGGTGGCCCACCGCCCCGCCGAGATCGCCGGTGACACCGCCACCAGCGAATCCGCGCTCATCCACACGCTGTCGACCCTCGACGAGGACTTCGACATCACCGTGTTCATGCAGTGCACCTCCCCCTTCATCGACTCCGCTTCGATCGAGAACGCGGTGCGCACGGTCCGTGCCGACGACGCCGATGTCGTCTTCTCCGCCGTCGAAGACCATTCCTTCCTGTGGCGCCTCGACGACGACACCCAGGCAGTGGCCGTCGGACACGAAGCCAGCTTCCGGCCGCGCCGCCAGGACCGCGCCAAGCACTTCAACGAAACCGGTGCGTTCTACGTCATGCGCACCTCCGGCCTCATCGAGCACGAGCACCGCTTCTTCGGCCGCATCGGCATCGAGGAAGTCCCGCCCGAGCACGCCCGTGAGATCGACGACATGTCCGACCTCACTCTCGTCCGCGCCATCGCAGCATCCCAGACCCAGGAAACCGCGCAGGTCATCGACGTCGACGCCCTCGTCACCGATTTCGACGGCGTCCACACCGACGACGGCGCCTACGTCGACGAGGACGGAAACGAACAGGTCCGCGTCCACCGCGGCGACGGCATGGGCATCTCCCGACTCGTGAAGTCCGGCGTGCCCGTGATGATCCTGTCGAAGGAACGCAACCCCGTCGTCACCCGCCGCGCGGAGAAGCTGCGCGTCGACGTCGCCCAGGGCATCGACAACAAGGCAAGCATCCTCGACGCGTGGATCACCGCCAACGACCTCGACCCGGCCCGCGTCGCCTACGTCGGCAACGACATCAACGACCTCGAGGCCTTCGACGTCGTCGGCTGGCCCATCGCCGTCGCCGACGCCCACCCGCGAGTCCTCGCCGCCGCCCGCGTCATCCTCGACCGGCCCGGCGGACGGGGTGCGGTGCGTGAGGTCTGCGACCTCATTCCCATCCCCGCCGAGGCGGCCGAACCCCTTCCGAATCCGACCCTGACCTCGCTGCGGTCGCCCACCGGACACCCATCGACCTTGGCAGGCCACCAGTCAGGACACCTGGCCGACCACCAGTCGGCGGCCATGTCCGGCCACGCGTCCGCCTTCCCCGACCAGCAACCGTCCGTCCCGCGGCACCAGCCGCAGTTCACCAACCGCGCGGAGATTTCGCGTGCCAACCGAAAGCAGGTTTCATGA
- a CDS encoding N-acetylneuraminate synthase family protein: MTDQLAPVAIGEHLVGPNQPVYMIGEIGINHNGDVDIAKQLMDVAVTAGAQAVKFQKRNPEVAVPEHQKSKMRSTPWGEMTYIDYKHRVEFGIDEYTEIDRYAKEVGLQWFASPWDTDSVDFLENQFDALTYKVASASLTDFELLRAIAATGKPVLCSSGMSDWETLDTAVEVFDRDRLVLMHATSTYPLPAEEVNLKAIPAMRERYGVPVGYSGHELGLEISFAAAALGAVTIERHITLDSSMWGSDQSASMEPREFASLVKGVRVLETAFGDGVKRVMPGEESKIDSLRKVTA; encoded by the coding sequence ATGACTGATCAACTCGCCCCCGTGGCCATCGGAGAGCACCTCGTCGGCCCGAACCAGCCCGTGTACATGATCGGTGAGATCGGCATCAACCACAACGGCGACGTCGACATCGCCAAGCAGCTCATGGATGTCGCCGTCACCGCCGGTGCGCAGGCAGTGAAGTTCCAGAAGCGCAACCCCGAGGTGGCCGTTCCCGAACACCAGAAGTCGAAGATGCGCTCGACCCCGTGGGGCGAGATGACCTACATCGACTACAAGCACCGCGTCGAGTTCGGCATCGACGAATACACTGAGATCGACCGCTATGCCAAGGAAGTCGGACTGCAGTGGTTCGCCTCCCCATGGGACACCGACTCCGTCGACTTCCTCGAGAACCAATTCGATGCTCTGACCTACAAGGTGGCCTCGGCCTCGCTGACGGACTTCGAACTGCTGCGCGCGATCGCCGCCACCGGAAAGCCCGTCCTGTGCTCCTCGGGCATGTCCGATTGGGAGACCCTGGACACGGCCGTCGAGGTCTTCGACCGCGACAGGCTCGTGCTCATGCACGCCACCTCGACCTACCCGCTGCCGGCCGAAGAGGTCAACCTCAAGGCCATCCCGGCCATGCGCGAACGCTACGGAGTTCCCGTCGGCTACTCCGGGCACGAACTCGGCCTCGAGATCTCGTTCGCCGCAGCCGCACTGGGTGCCGTGACCATCGAACGTCACATCACCCTGGATTCCTCCATGTGGGGATCCGACCAGTCCGCCTCGATGGAACCGCGCGAGTTCGCCTCCCTCGTCAAGGGCGTCCGCGTCCTCGAAACCGCATTCGGCGACGGAGTCAAGCGCGTCATGCCGGGCGAGGAGTCGAAGATCGATTCCCTGCGCAAGGTCACTGCCTGA